The sequence below is a genomic window from Pseudomonas cremoricolorata.
TGGGGTCTGGCCCAGGTCGGCGATGCTATCGTCGGGTACGAAGCCGCCGGGCTGGGTGCGCAGCAGGTGCATCGATCAGGCGCCCAGGGCCTGGCGCAGGCGCGCTTCGAGCACCGCGGCGTCGAGGTCCTGGCCGATCAGCACCAGGCGCGTGATGCGCGCTTCATCGCTGCGCCATGGGCGGTCGAAGTGCTTGTCGAAGCGGCTGCCAACGCCCTGGATGAGCAGGCGCATGGGTTTGCCGGGCACTGCCGCGAAGCCCTTGGCGCGCAGGATGCCGAACTCGGCCACCAACTGGCCCAGCGCATCGAGCAGCAGGCGCTCGTCGGCTTCGGGCAGGTCGAGGGAAATCGAATCGAAGGCGTCGTGGTCGTGGTCGTCGTGCTCGCCGTCTTCGTCGTGGTGCGAATCGTGGTGGGTGCGGCGGCCATCGATGTGCACCTCCGACTCGGCGCCAAGACCCAGCAGCACCTCCAGCGGCAGACGACCGCTGCTGGCTTCGATCACTTTCACCGCAGGCGGCAGTTCTTCCTGCACCTCGGCGCGGACCTTGGCCAGGCCCTCGGCGTCGATCAGGTCAGCCTTGTTCAGCACCACCAGGTCAGCACTGGCCAACTGGTCGGCAAACAGCTCGTGCAGCGGCGATTCGTGGTCCAGATTTGGGTCGAGCTTGCGCTGGGCGTCGACCTGGTCGGGGTAGGCGGCGAAGGTGCCGGCGGCGACCGCCGGGCTGTCGACCACGGTAATCACCGCATCGACGGTGCAGGCATTGCGAATTTCCGGCCACTGGAACGCTTGCACCAAAGGTTTGGGCAAGGCCAGGCCACTGGTTTCGATGAGGATGTGGTCCAGGTCGCCCCGGCGCGCCACCAACTCGCGCATCACCGGGAAGAACTCTTCCTGCACCGTGCAGCACAGGCAGCCGTTGGCCAGTTCATAGACCCGGCCGGTGGCCTCCTCTTCGCTGCAGCCGATGCTGCATTGCTTGAGGATGTCACCGTCGATACCCAGCTCACCGAACTCGTTGACGATCACCGCGATCCGCCGGCCCTGGGCATTGTCGAGCATGTGCCGCAGCAACGTGGTTTTCCCCGAGCCGAGGAAGCCGGTGACGATGGTAACGGGGAGCTTGGCCAGTGTTTTCATGGATCGGTGCCCTTGGCAGGATGGCGCGGGCATGCGGGACGATCGCCTGCGGCCAGGCTGGCCGAGCGTGCTCGCCACCGGATCACCCCGCCCGGTTGATAGTCGAAAGCCGTCCGAGGCAGGTCTCCTGGCTTGCACCGGGCTCATCAAGAGCTTGGACATCGACGCCTTCCCGCAGCTGCGCAGTGGCCGTGTCGATGTGCTTCGGTGCTTACAGTTGCGGGGGCAGCCGCGGCCTTTACCGCGTTCCCGTCTTAGCTCGGATGGGCAAAGACAGCCACCCGAGAACCTCGAAGCGGCAAGGCTACGCAGTGCCTGCCAGACGGTCAACCGCTGGCGGTGATTGACGGGAAATACGCCCCATGATTTGCTAGCGCACTTACGTTCAGGTGCCCCTTGTATTGGGGTGAAACGGGAAACCGGTGCGTCCGTGCTGCCCAGGCAGACAGGACAAGGCCGGTGCTGCCCCCGCAACGGTAAGCGAGCCAGGCGTCTTGACCACTGGGCCACTGCAACGGCCTGGGAAGGACGATGCCACGCACTGGAAGCCCTGCTTCCGCTCGCCAGCCCGGAGACCGGCCTGATGCGTCGATCTACACCCCGCGGTGGGCGGGCGCTGTCGTCTGCCTCAGTGCCGTCCGGTGCTGGGGCGTTCGCGCGTGGCCTGCCTTCGAAGAGTCTGTCTTTCAGTCAGCAGAGGAACGCGTCATGCCCATCACCAGCGCCAAACCTACCCTGGTCACCCCCACCACCCTGAGCCAGCGCATCACGGTCGCCCTCGGCGCCAGCCTGCTGGGCCTGTGCCTGGTGTACTTCGCCGGCTTCTCGCACATCGAAGCGGTGCACAACGCCGCCCACGACACCCGCCACAGCGCCGCCTTCCCCTGCCACTGAGACCGCCGCCATGATCACTCGTATCGCCCGCACCGCCGGGTTCAGTGGCCTGCTCGCCGCGCTGCTGCTGACTGCGCTGCAAAGCCTGTGGGTCAGCCCGCTGATTCTCCAGGCCGAAACCTTCGAGGTCGCCGAACCGGTGGCCACGCAGCACGAACACCCCGAGGGCGCCGCTACTCACGAACACAGCGCCGAAGCCTGGGCGCCGCAAGACGGCTGGCAGCGGGTACTGTCGACCACAGGCGGCAACCTGGTGGTCGCGGTCGGTTTCGCCCTGATGCTGGCCGCGCTCTATAGCCTGCGCGAGCCGAACAGGGTTGCCACCGGCGCGCTGTGGGGGTTGGCTGGCTTTGCCGTGTTCTGCCTGGCACCGACCCTGGGCTTGCCGCCGGAATTGCCGGGCACTGCCGCCGCCGATCTGGGGCAGCGACAGACCTGGTGGATCGCCACCGCCGCTGCTACCGCAGCAGGCCTGGGCTTGATGGTCTTCGCCCGCTCGTGGCTGTTCAAGCTGCTCGGCGCTGCCTTGCTGGTAGCGCCGCATGTGGTCGGCGCACCGCAACCGGAAATGCACGCAAGCTTGGCCCCCGAGGCCCTGGAGGCACAGTTCAAGCTCGCTTCATGGCTGACCAACGCCGCCTTCTGGCTGGCCCTGGGGCTGCTCAGCGCCTGGTTGTACCGGCGCGGCGCGCGTGCCTGACATGCCCGCTGAGCCGGCGCTGTATGCCGGCTTCGGCTGTCAACGCGGCTGCTCGGTGCAGGCGCTGTCGGCGCTGCTGCACGACACCTTGCACCAGCAGGGTCTGGCGGTTGCCTCGCTCAAGGCCATCGCCAGCATCGACCTGAAGGCTGCTGAACCGGGACTTGTAGCGCTGGCCGCGCAGCTGGGTCTACCGCTGCTGACCTTCGATGCCGCCACGTTGAACGGGGTCGTCGTCCAGCTTAGCCAACGCTCGGCCAGCGCCTTCGCCCACACCGGCTGCTGGGGTGTGGCCGAGAGCGCCGCGCTGGTGGCCGCCACCTGCGCCGAAGGGTCAGCGCGCCTGTGGGTCGAGCGGCGTGTCGCAGGCAAGGCTACCCTTGCGCTGGCTGGACGCGGATAATCGCGCCCTTTCGACCCGCAGCAAGGACTTTTCATGACGGTCTATTTCATCGGTGCCGGCCCTGGCGACCCGGAGCTGATCACGGTCAAGGGCCAGCGCCTGATCCGTCAGTGCCCGGTGATCATCTACGCAGGCTCGCTGGTTCCAGCGGCGGTGCTTGAAGGGCACCAGGCGCTGCAGGTGCTCAACAGCGCCGAGATGAACCTCGAACAGATCATCGAGGCCATCGACCACGCGCACCGCCAAGGCCAGGACGTGGCTCGCGTGCACAGCGGCGATCCGAGCCTGTATGGTGCCATCGGCGAACAGATCGCCAGGCTGCGCCTGCTCGACATTCCTTACCAGATCATTCCCGGTGTGACCGCCACCGCGGCCAGTGCCGCACTGCTGGGCTGCGAACTCACCCTGCCCGGCGTCGCGCAAACGGTCATCCTCACCCGCTACGGCGACAGCTCACCCATGCCTGCGGGTGAACAACTGGCCGATCTGGCCCGGCATGGCTGCACCCTGGCGATCCACTTGGGCGTCAGGCATCTGCCGCAAATCGTCACCCAGTTGC
It includes:
- the cobM gene encoding precorrin-4 C(11)-methyltransferase translates to MTVYFIGAGPGDPELITVKGQRLIRQCPVIIYAGSLVPAAVLEGHQALQVLNSAEMNLEQIIEAIDHAHRQGQDVARVHSGDPSLYGAIGEQIARLRLLDIPYQIIPGVTATAASAALLGCELTLPGVAQTVILTRYGDSSPMPAGEQLADLARHGCTLAIHLGVRHLPQIVTQLLPHYGARCPVAVVHRATWPDQDWVLGTLEDIADLTNAKGFRRTALILVGPVLGDAPFSESALYRASHAHLYRP
- the cobW gene encoding cobalamin biosynthesis protein CobW, translating into MKTLAKLPVTIVTGFLGSGKTTLLRHMLDNAQGRRIAVIVNEFGELGIDGDILKQCSIGCSEEEATGRVYELANGCLCCTVQEEFFPVMRELVARRGDLDHILIETSGLALPKPLVQAFQWPEIRNACTVDAVITVVDSPAVAAGTFAAYPDQVDAQRKLDPNLDHESPLHELFADQLASADLVVLNKADLIDAEGLAKVRAEVQEELPPAVKVIEASSGRLPLEVLLGLGAESEVHIDGRRTHHDSHHDEDGEHDDHDHDAFDSISLDLPEADERLLLDALGQLVAEFGILRAKGFAAVPGKPMRLLIQGVGSRFDKHFDRPWRSDEARITRLVLIGQDLDAAVLEARLRQALGA
- a CDS encoding CbtB domain-containing protein encodes the protein MPITSAKPTLVTPTTLSQRITVALGASLLGLCLVYFAGFSHIEAVHNAAHDTRHSAAFPCH
- a CDS encoding cobalamin biosynthesis protein, which gives rise to MPAEPALYAGFGCQRGCSVQALSALLHDTLHQQGLAVASLKAIASIDLKAAEPGLVALAAQLGLPLLTFDAATLNGVVVQLSQRSASAFAHTGCWGVAESAALVAATCAEGSARLWVERRVAGKATLALAGRG
- a CDS encoding CbtA family protein; its protein translation is MITRIARTAGFSGLLAALLLTALQSLWVSPLILQAETFEVAEPVATQHEHPEGAATHEHSAEAWAPQDGWQRVLSTTGGNLVVAVGFALMLAALYSLREPNRVATGALWGLAGFAVFCLAPTLGLPPELPGTAAADLGQRQTWWIATAAATAAGLGLMVFARSWLFKLLGAALLVAPHVVGAPQPEMHASLAPEALEAQFKLASWLTNAAFWLALGLLSAWLYRRGARA